Genomic DNA from bacterium:
AATCTATCTGGAAGGATGAACAAAATCCAAGTTGAGATTGCAAATGTCAATTATATCTATGTGACACAGATTAATTGTTTGACATAAATACATTACACCATAGCAAACTATTTTTTCTCGAAGGTTTTCGCTTCGTTCCATAGCCGATCCATTTCCGTAAGTCCCACTTGTTGAAGTGTTTCTCCTCGCTCACGAATCGTATCCTCGATGTAACCGAACCTTCGCTCGAACTTATCAATCGTAACTCGTAGTGCATCTTCCGGATTAAAGCCGTGTTTGCGGGCAACGTTTACTACCGAAAACAGTACATCTCCCAACTCTTCTTCCCACTTTTGCTTCGTCTCAGCAAGCTCGACAGGGGTAGCGTTGACAAGTTGTGCGTGATTCTTCGCCGCTTCGTGCAGTTCAATCAACTCTTCTTCTAACTTTGCCAAGGCATCATCGGGATTTTCCCAATCGAAGCCGACATTAGCCGCTTTCTCTTGCACTCGATACGCCCGTAACAACGCTGGCAGCTCTTTCGGTACGCCGGCAAACAGTTTCTTCCCTTCCCGTTGTTTGCTCGCTTCCCAGTTCGCCAATCCTTCTTTGGCACTGTTCGCGGTGGCGTCGCCGAAAACATGAGGATGCCGTTCCAGTAACTTTGCTACGGTAGCATTGGCAACATCGGAAAAAGTAAACCGCTCTTCTTCTTCTGCCAACCGGCAATGAAATACAACTTGTAGAAGTAAATCACCCAATTCTTTTTTTAGTTCGTCGGTATCGTTATCGTCGAGTGCTTTTAATACCTCATAGGTTTCTTCTAAAAGATATGGCCGGAGCTTTCGATGATCCATCGACCGATCCCAAGGGCAACCATCGTCAGCTCGCAATCGCGCCATGAGTGCCGATAACCGCTCCATCGCGAAACCGGTTCCGGGTGCCGGAATCCCTAATCGATCATCATGTTCCCAACGGGGAGAAGCCATCGCACACTCCATTCCATTTATTAACAAATTATTTAAATCGCCCAACCACCGGAGACAATCAAGTTGGTACCGGTAACGTAAACCGCCTGTTCCGAAAGTAAATACCGAACCGCCGCATTAATGTCTTCTGCTGTCCCGGCTTTTCCGCTTGGCACAATTTTATCAAAATCAGTAATCGCTTGTTTTCCATTATCGATCAAACCGGGAGAAATCATGTTGATACGAACACCAAACTGTGCTTCCACGCGGGCAAGTGTCCGCATCATTACGAGTAGTGCAGTTTTTGCTGCTGCATAGGGCATCGTCATTGGTTGGCTATGTAACTGGTCGGCATGGGCAACCCCGAAGAACAACAAGGAACCGTGCGTCTTTTCTAAATGAGGCAGGGTTTGCTGAGCAATGTAATATGGGGCATGGACATTGGTTGCAAACAGCGACTGCCATTCCTCCGGGGAATATGTGGTTGGCGGTTTGCTGAGAAATGATCCAAGTAAAACTATTACTGCGTCAATCCGACCAATCGCATTCACCGTATCTGCTACGATTTTTTTCACAGAAGCGGGGTCGGTAGCATCCAATTGGATTGCGGTCGCCCGGATTCCTAATGGAATTGCGGAGTGAGTCCATTCATCAGCAGCGGAGTTATCCAAATGATATGTGACCACAACATCGGTAAACCCGAGTTCCGATAGTGGCAAGAACAATTTCTTCCCAATGCCGGAAGTCCCAATAATGAAAGCAGTTTTAGTACTTTTCTCCACTCGATGTCTCGTGTGCTGTTTTGTCTAAAATTAGCGGATGTGACGTCCAGTCACTCCCACTTTTCAGATTCGTGATCAATTGTTGAATTTACTGCAGGAGCAACGTATCTTGAAAGTTGTTGTTAACATTCCCCGGAATCCAATCAAACTTAGGAAACATCATGCGCTGCCCGAAATGTAAAGGTTCCGTTCCCGATAAGCTAACGGTCATCACGTGTCCGTCTTGTGGCGCTCCCGTCCGCCGCATCCCCTTGACTACCGACTTCCGGTTTGCCTTAACTGTGATGGCGGAACGCAACGGCTGGATGTTTTGGGCAACATTATCGATGCCGTTTT
This window encodes:
- the mazG gene encoding nucleoside triphosphate pyrophosphohydrolase, which encodes MASPRWEHDDRLGIPAPGTGFAMERLSALMARLRADDGCPWDRSMDHRKLRPYLLEETYEVLKALDDNDTDELKKELGDLLLQVVFHCRLAEEEERFTFSDVANATVAKLLERHPHVFGDATANSAKEGLANWEASKQREGKKLFAGVPKELPALLRAYRVQEKAANVGFDWENPDDALAKLEEELIELHEAAKNHAQLVNATPVELAETKQKWEEELGDVLFSVVNVARKHGFNPEDALRVTIDKFERRFGYIEDTIRERGETLQQVGLTEMDRLWNEAKTFEKK
- a CDS encoding SDR family oxidoreductase, with translation MEKSTKTAFIIGTSGIGKKLFLPLSELGFTDVVVTYHLDNSAADEWTHSAIPLGIRATAIQLDATDPASVKKIVADTVNAIGRIDAVIVLLGSFLSKPPTTYSPEEWQSLFATNVHAPYYIAQQTLPHLEKTHGSLLFFGVAHADQLHSQPMTMPYAAAKTALLVMMRTLARVEAQFGVRINMISPGLIDNGKQAITDFDKIVPSGKAGTAEDINAAVRYLLSEQAVYVTGTNLIVSGGWAI